TATACCGAGACCCGTGCTCATCAAAACCACCCAAGACGTCCTGGTCCGCAGGGCGCTGGAACTGTATCCGATGCATTCCCCGGTTCGCATTCACGCGTTGGTAAATGATCTGGGGCAGAACGTGACGGTCGTCTTGAAGAAGCTGGAAGCGTTGAGGCTGCAATTTCAGACCATCAGGCAGGTACTGAGTCACTGGGTCAGTCGGCAAACCTGGTATTTGCAGCCCGATGGCTCAAGGCAGGAGGTCAGTCGTCTCAGCAAATATCGCATCGCTCAGGCGATCATTCGCTGCTGGCGCAACGAGCCCGAGGCGAGTGAAGCGGGCGCTAACCTACGCTCCACACTCAGCTTTGACGCCCAGCCTCTGGGCGAATTGCCGGTTATCGTCGGGGACTTCAGCCACGTCGAGAGATTGGTGCTGGACGGCGTGGGCGCCAGCGTCGGGCTGAACGCCTTCCTGAGAAACTTCCGCACTCTTCGAAGCTTGTCATTGAGAGGCAATCAACTGACGAGGCTGCCGCTGGCGTTGAGCTCAATGCCCGGGTTGGTTCATCTGGATCTGAGCGACAACCTCATTCAACTGACCTCTGAGTCGGTGACTCAATTGGCCGATATGACCAGCCTGCAATCAGTGAACCTGGCGTTTAACCCAAACCTTGTGAGGGCTCCCGATGTCAGCAAGTTGCAGCACCTGGAACACCTGAACCTGCAAGGCACCGGGATAAAAAACTGGCCTTTGGGCGCCTCCGGTTTGCCTAGGCTGAGTGAGCTGGATTTACGAGACAATCAGATCGAAACCCTGCCTGAGGATGTCTTCAAGGGGCATGCGGTCCCGAACAAAGGCACCAACCTGTATGGCAATCCTCTGTCCGCCGACACGTTGAAAAAGGTCGTGGTGCATCAGCAGAAGACCGGTGTAAGCCTGGGGATCATTGCTTCGGACTACCGTCGCTCAGGCGCTTACTCGCCGACCGAGGCTCACAGTTCCGCGTGGCTGACCGGGCTTGGCTCTACCGAAACCCGGCGCAGGCGCGGGTTGTGGGATTCATTGCGTGCCTATCCGGAATCCAGGAGCTTTTTCACTATGCTTGCGCAACTGTCCGAGACGGCCGATTACAAACGACTGTTCAGCCACTTCAGCCAGCGGGTGTGGAGTGTCGTGGAGGCTGCGACGGAAGATGATGGCTTGCGACGCAGGCTGTTTCGTCTGGCCCGGGTCGGAAGGTTCAGCGCTGATGGCTACTCCGCACTCTTCAGTGAGATGGAAGTGCAGGTGTTGTTTTATCGGGCCATGGCCGCAGCCCTCACCGGGCCTGCTTCGGTGGAGCAGCAACTGATCACCCTGCTCAGGGGGTTGTTCAGGCTGCATGAGGTCGAGGGGTTTGCGCTGGCGGATATCAATGCGCGCACCGGTCCACAGTCCGGAAGCTACGAACAAGCTCTGGAAATCAGTCTGGCGTATCGCGTGGGGCTGGCCGAACGCCTGAGCTTGCCGGCTCAGCCCAGAATGGTGACATCGGCGTTGGATGTCGAGGTGGCGCCGGCGGCGCTGGAACGGGCTTATCAGAAAGTCCTGACCACCGAACGCACCAGCGCGTTGCTGGAATGGATGATCATCCAACGGTTTTGGGTGGAGTATCTGGAGGTGTCAAATCCAGATCGTTTCCTGGCAATCGCCGACCGCTCGGCACGAGATTTTGCCCAGGTGGAGAGGCAGGCTGAACTCACCCGTCCAGTGGCCACCGAACGCCTGAACGCCATTTTCGATAACTTCAAAAATGAACGTCGGGCATTGATCAGGCAGCTCACCGGTGCGGCGCTGATGCGCCATCCTGCGCCGCCAGTCCCGGGGCCCAGCCATTCGGGGGCCGCTCAATGAACGACATCGCTCACGAGTCTGCTGATAGCCCGACACCGTCGGCGGCGCCGAAATGGCGTGATGAATTGAAAGCCGTTATCGATCTCGCCTTGCCACAATCCCCAGGGCAGTTCGGCGAATGCCTGATCAAGCAAAAGTGGGGCGCGGGCATCGACCCGCAGACGGCCTTGCTGGTCACGCTCGATTACCATTACAAGGGTCATCCTGCCGAGAACGGTTTCGAGCAGGGACGAGTGGCAAGTTCCCGGTCGCTGCTGCACGCGCTGCTGTCCAACGACCAGACGGTGGGTGACGGGCGTTTTGCCGAGACGGCGTTCGGCCTGTACACGCCGCCGGACGTGGGACCGACGATTCGGATCGTCGAGCACGTCGACGAATTCGCCGATCACGGCAGCGGCAATCACCAGACCTATGAAGGCATCTACCGGCAGACCACCCCGCAGGTGTATGGGCCGCTGACTCAGCTCAATCTCAGGCCCGCCGATTTCAAGAAATGGGTCTGGGAGCTGGAGCTCAAGGACCTGTACCAAGCGTATCTCGATCAGGCATGGCCAGCCGACGCTGTGCAGATGGCGGCCAGACCGTCCGCATTGAGAACGTCGGTCAAGGCGGCGTTCGTCATGGCGGCCTGGTTGCAGCGACATGAACAACGCCTGACGCAAGAAGGTCTGGCGCTGGCGATGCGGGCGGCAGGTCTGTCCGCCGATCAGTCCTGGCAAACGCTGACCCTTGAGCAGCTGCAAGCACCGACTCGCGTGCCTTCAACCGTCAAGTTCGGCCTTCTGAAACTGTACCGCTACACCGCGACCGATATCTGGGCCTTCCGTGACACCGCCAGTGCCCGTGTGCTGGTGTACATCCCTGGCAATTCTTCCCCGCTGCATGAATTCGCCAATACCGCGCAGTTGCGCCAGTGGGTTGCCACGCAGGGCAAGCTCGACGCGACCAGGCAGGCCTTGGCCCGTCACTTTGCCGAAGACGATCGCGAAGATGGAACGTTTCACGCCGGCGTTCTGACAGCGCTGGATGGCATGGCGATTTATCCGGCTAAACATTGGCTGGGCAACAACGCCGGTTTCTTCAACAACGATGGCTATTGGGACCCGAACGATTACATCGGCTTCGATGATCCGGCGGCGGCGACCGACCCTTTTGCCCGCCTGCTAATGACAATGAAACAGGCCGCACTGGCAGAGCTTCAGGCCATCCGTGACGATGCGCAGGTCAACCGGGATCAGTTGAGCGCCGTCGTCGAACCCGCTGTGCAATGGGTCAACCGGTTTGGTCCGCTCGCCTTGTTTGTCCCAGGAGGCGAGGGGGTGCTGGCATTGGCCGGGCTCATTGACGCCGGGTATGGCCTGAATCAGGTGGTCAATGGAAAAACGCCGGGCCAACGCTCGGAGGGCCGGACACGCACGGTGTTTGGTTTGCTGAATGCGTTGCCGATGCTGGGTGCCGAGTCAGCGCTCAATGGGAGCGCTGCGGAGGTCGATAGCATGGCGGAGCGCGTCCGCGAGCCCAGCGTCGATCCGGCAGAGCCGGGCGCCCGTCCTGCGTCGGAACCGGCCGTTGCGCCGACGCCCTTGAACCCTCGCATCGAATTGATCCGTGGAATCGGCCCCTCGGTGGCCTCCTTCAGCGATGAGGTCCTGGCGCAAATCGCCAAGGTCAGCGCGGTCGACGATGACATGCTGCGGTTGATGCAGACGGGCCGTCCACCGACCCCTTTATTGGCGGATACCATCAGCCGCTTCAAGATCGATCAGGATCTCGGTCTGGAAGCAGACACTGTGCTTTTCAACCAACGCTACGAAGCGCTGCAAAAGTCGGAGCATGAATGGGTCCGGCTATTTCAGCGCGAGTACCCCGACCTGCCGACAATCGCCATCGAGCAGATGCTCGACCGCTATGGCATCGACATCACGTCGTTGCCAGATGCGACCGAGGCCAGGCAGGTATTCGCGCGACTGGACGGCAAAGCCCGGCAATACCAACAGCATGTCCGTCTCGACCGGGTCTATGAAGGCTTTTATCTGCGCTCGGTCGCGAATGCCGAGACGGACACGCTGGCATTGCACTCCCTGAACAATCTGCCCGGCTGGCCGAAAGACCTGCGCATCGAGGTCCTCGACGGTGCGTCCTCTGGCCGGGTGCTTGATCGTTGCGGCCCCCTTGACAGCCCTCACTGCCGAAACATCATCAAGGTGGGAAACCGTTACCTGCGCCAAGGCCGGCAAACGGATGTCTATGACGCGGTCCTCGGCGTGCTGACGGACGAGGAACGCTCGGCGTTGCACCTCACGTCACCAGACCCGGCCAAGGCGTTGCGGCTCAACCTCGGCGATCGGGCATTGTCCCGTGCCGATACCCTGCTCGGCCTGCAAAGGCTGGACACGGGGCTGACCTTTGAACGGCAGGGACTGCGCGGCGGCGGTTACCCGACAACCCCTCAGGGTGACGCCCTGAAGTTGCAAGCGATCAAGTTGCAGTTCAAGGATATTTATCCGGACATCAGCGACGCGAGCATTGATCAGGTGTTGCTGCTGGCAGAGGGCAGGGTGCAGGCGTATATCGACCTGCTGGCTCTGCAACTGCAACAGCTCAATGTCGATTTGACCGAATGGGTCGATCAAGCGGTACAAGACATTGCCGATATGGACGTTCCCTTCGTGGCCATGGGCGATGAGGAGGCGGAGGGGATGAACCCTGCGCAAATCGCCGTGCACAATGCCCACGTCCTGCACACCGCCCTGCAACAGGAGCGCGGGGTCAGGACTGAGCTTGCCGTGGAGCTTGTCGCCATTTGGCAAAAACGCGGGCCGCTGCAAGATCGTGTCTATGTCGACGGGCAACTGCGTGGTGTCAGGCTGGACCTGACCTTCGAGGACTTTCACCGATTACCCACGCTGAATGCCAGGCTCAACGATGTGATCGAATTGTCGATGCATGGTTTTCACCTGACCGAGCACGAGAGTCTGAACGGGTTCCTGGAGGGCTTTCCGAACCTTGAAGTGTTGAATCTGGAAGGCTTCGATTTGCGTCCTTTCTTCGTAGGCGGTGACGCAGGGCGCGCCTTGCCGCCCGTTATCGGGCAGTTGCCGAAACTGGTCTCACTCAATCTGCGAGCCACACAGTTGGCATTCACTGAGCGCGCCGCTTCACAATTGAGTGATCTGACCCACTTGCAAACCCTGGACCTGAGCGACAACCCGTTGGGCGTTCCGCCGGTGGTGCTGGGCATGAACAATTTACGCCAGCTCAACCTGAGGAATACGGCGATCAATCGCTGCCCTGTCGGGGTCAAGGATGAGCCTTATCTGACGATGCTGGACCTGCGCGACAACCGTATTACCCGGGTTCCGCCCGCGATCATCAATCAGGCGGTGGCGGACGACCGCGTATTGCTATGGGGCAATCCGTTGACAGACGAGGACACGCTGCACCGGTTGATCAGTCATCGTGAACAGACTGGCATCAATCTGTGGCTGAGCGCTCCGGGCGCGGATTATGGTACGCCGACGGTGTGGTTGCGCGACTGCGACGAAGCGTTGCAACAGTCCCGGCAAGCCCTTTGGCAGCGATTGGCAGGTAAACCCTCCGGTACGCGGTTTTTAGCCGTCATAGACCGGCTGAGCCTGACGGCCGACTTTCGGGTCAGTTACCTGTCACTTCAGGCGCGAGTCTGGCGATTGTTGCAAGAGGCCGATGCTTCAGAGGACATGTGGGGGCGGATAATTCGCGGGAGCGGGCGCTTCGATCACCCGATGGCAGCATTCCGGGCGCTGGAGGCGCGTGCGGGTTTCTAAGCGAAGGAGGGCGCCTTGAACCCCGGGCGGGGTTCAAGGTTTTGCCGGTATCAGCGGCGACGGAACAACGGCAGCGGTTCGTCGGTGGCGGCCTGATAGGTCACCGAGAAGTCCTTGAGACCTTCAAGGGCTTCATACGGGTCTTTATCGGCGCGAATGGCAAAGGCGTCGAACCCGCAGCGGTGCATGTAAAAGAGCTGGTCGCGCAGCACATCGCCGATTGCCCGCAATTCGCCTTTGAAGCCATAGCGGTCACGCAGCAGACGTGCGTTGGAGTAGTTGCGCCCGTCGGTGAAGGCCGGGAAATTCAGGGCGATCACTTGGAACTGATCGACGTCTTCACCGATTTCCTCGGCTTCTTCATCGGCATCCAGCCACACGCCAAGACCGCCATCGCGGGCCTTGAGCATACGACTGTGTTCGCGCCACAGCTGCA
This region of Pseudomonas mandelii genomic DNA includes:
- a CDS encoding dermonecrotic toxin domain-containing protein, with protein sequence MNDIAHESADSPTPSAAPKWRDELKAVIDLALPQSPGQFGECLIKQKWGAGIDPQTALLVTLDYHYKGHPAENGFEQGRVASSRSLLHALLSNDQTVGDGRFAETAFGLYTPPDVGPTIRIVEHVDEFADHGSGNHQTYEGIYRQTTPQVYGPLTQLNLRPADFKKWVWELELKDLYQAYLDQAWPADAVQMAARPSALRTSVKAAFVMAAWLQRHEQRLTQEGLALAMRAAGLSADQSWQTLTLEQLQAPTRVPSTVKFGLLKLYRYTATDIWAFRDTASARVLVYIPGNSSPLHEFANTAQLRQWVATQGKLDATRQALARHFAEDDREDGTFHAGVLTALDGMAIYPAKHWLGNNAGFFNNDGYWDPNDYIGFDDPAAATDPFARLLMTMKQAALAELQAIRDDAQVNRDQLSAVVEPAVQWVNRFGPLALFVPGGEGVLALAGLIDAGYGLNQVVNGKTPGQRSEGRTRTVFGLLNALPMLGAESALNGSAAEVDSMAERVREPSVDPAEPGARPASEPAVAPTPLNPRIELIRGIGPSVASFSDEVLAQIAKVSAVDDDMLRLMQTGRPPTPLLADTISRFKIDQDLGLEADTVLFNQRYEALQKSEHEWVRLFQREYPDLPTIAIEQMLDRYGIDITSLPDATEARQVFARLDGKARQYQQHVRLDRVYEGFYLRSVANAETDTLALHSLNNLPGWPKDLRIEVLDGASSGRVLDRCGPLDSPHCRNIIKVGNRYLRQGRQTDVYDAVLGVLTDEERSALHLTSPDPAKALRLNLGDRALSRADTLLGLQRLDTGLTFERQGLRGGGYPTTPQGDALKLQAIKLQFKDIYPDISDASIDQVLLLAEGRVQAYIDLLALQLQQLNVDLTEWVDQAVQDIADMDVPFVAMGDEEAEGMNPAQIAVHNAHVLHTALQQERGVRTELAVELVAIWQKRGPLQDRVYVDGQLRGVRLDLTFEDFHRLPTLNARLNDVIELSMHGFHLTEHESLNGFLEGFPNLEVLNLEGFDLRPFFVGGDAGRALPPVIGQLPKLVSLNLRATQLAFTERAASQLSDLTHLQTLDLSDNPLGVPPVVLGMNNLRQLNLRNTAINRCPVGVKDEPYLTMLDLRDNRITRVPPAIINQAVADDRVLLWGNPLTDEDTLHRLISHREQTGINLWLSAPGADYGTPTVWLRDCDEALQQSRQALWQRLAGKPSGTRFLAVIDRLSLTADFRVSYLSLQARVWRLLQEADASEDMWGRIIRGSGRFDHPMAAFRALEARAGF
- a CDS encoding DUF934 domain-containing protein; translation: MQRIIKNNEVVDETWHLLPKDFNIDEISNCDDLIVPLQLWREHSRMLKARDGGLGVWLDADEEAEEIGEDVDQFQVIALNFPAFTDGRNYSNARLLRDRYGFKGELRAIGDVLRDQLFYMHRCGFDAFAIRADKDPYEALEGLKDFSVTYQAATDEPLPLFRRR